The following nucleotide sequence is from Sphingomonas swuensis.
GCGACCACCAACGCCGCTTGCAGCCCCAAGTCCCTGGACGACAAGGCAAAAGGTTGGATGGCACGAAAGGTGCATCTGTCCTTGCAAGCGCCGCGCCTTGTGGCCGTGCGGACAGGAGATCTGAGATGAAGTTGCTTCCGAGCGCCGATTATTTTCGCAACAATGTCGCCTTCCGCAACGACACCATCCTGGGTGTCTGCGAGGCGCTTGGGCACGACCTCGGCTTCAATCCCAACTTCCTCCGCATCCCGCTGGCGAGCGGAATCATCTTCGCGCCGTTCCTGATGGTCGGAATCTACCTGGCGCTGGGCGTGCTCGCCTTTGTCAGCCGCAGCTTCTTCCCGGACAAGGTCACGCAGGTGGCCGTCGATGCGCCCGCCGCCGAGACGGAAGCCAGCAACAGCGAAGTGGCGCTCCCCCGCGCCGCCTGACGAGCGAGGGGCGGAGCTTGCCTCCGCCCCCACCTCTCATGCCTCAGAGATGGTAGGCGCGCTCACCATGCGCGCTGATGTCGAGCCCCTCGCGCTCCGCGTCGCGGGCGACCCGAAGCCCGACCAGGCGGTCGATCCCGAGGAACAGCAGGGCTGACAGCCCTCCCGACCAGGCGAGGGTGAAGGCGATCGCCTTGGCCTGGATCACGACCTGCGCGGCCATGTCGTAGGCGGCGGGCACCGCCGGGACGACGCTGTAGTCGATCGTTCCCTGTCCGCCGAGCGCCGGCGCGGCGACGATCGCGGTGCCGAGCGCACCCACGATCCCGCCGACGCAATGCACCCCGAAGACGTCGAGGCTGTCGTCGAAGCCGAGCCGGCTCTTCACCCGCGCGACAAACAGGAAGCATACGGCCGATGCCACCGCTCCGAGCAGGATCGACGGCCCCGGCGCGGCGAAACCGGCAGCGGGAGTGATCGCGACCAGGCCTGCGACCGCGCCGGTCGCCGCGCCGAGGAGCGACGACTTGCCGTGGAGTGCCTGCTCGATCCCCGCCCAGGCGAGCGCGGCGGCGGCGGCCGCGACCAATGTATTGACGAAGGCGAGCGCGGCGATCCCGTTCGCCTCGAGCGCCGAGCCCGCATTGAAGCCGAACCAGCCGACCCACAGCAGGGACGCGCCGATCATGGTCATGACCAGCGAATGCGGTGGCATCGGCTCGGTGGCGAAGCCGATCCGCTTGCCGAGCACGAGGCAGCCGACGAGACCGGCGATCCCGGCATTGATGTGGACGACGGTCCCGCCGGCGAAGTCGAGCGCGCCCCAGCCGAACAGCAGGCCCATGTCCCCGGGACTGGCGGCGAGCGCATCGGGCCCGGCCCAGTACCAGACCATGTGGGCCAGCGGATAATAGACGATGGTCAGCCACAGCAGCACGAACAGCATCAGCGGCCAGAAACGGATGCGCTCGGCGAAGGCGCCGACGATCAGCGCCGGCGTGATGCAGGCGAAGGTCATCTGGAACACCGCATAGGCATATTCGGGAATGACCACGCCATTGGAGAAGGTGGCCGCGACGCTGCCCGGTCCGATCCCCGCGAAGAAGGCCTTGGACAGCCCGCCGACGACCGCATTGCCGCTGGTGAAGGCGAGGCTGTAGCCCCAGCCGACCCAGGCCAGCGCCGACAAAGCGACGATGGTCAGCACCTGCATCAGCACCGACAGCATGTTCTTGGCCCGGACGAGGCCGCCATAGAAGAGCGCCAGGCCGGGGACCGACATCAGCAGGACGAGGGCGGCGCTGACCAGCACCCAGGCGGTGTCGCCCTTGTCGGGGATGGGAGCGGCGAGGAGAGCCGCCCTTGCGGGCGA
It contains:
- a CDS encoding PspC domain-containing protein — encoded protein: MKLLPSADYFRNNVAFRNDTILGVCEALGHDLGFNPNFLRIPLASGIIFAPFLMVGIYLALGVLAFVSRSFFPDKVTQVAVDAPAAETEASNSEVALPRAA
- a CDS encoding ammonium transporter; this encodes MSLRLAGALVGVAAISSPARAALLAAPIPDKGDTAWVLVSAALVLLMSVPGLALFYGGLVRAKNMLSVLMQVLTIVALSALAWVGWGYSLAFTSGNAVVGGLSKAFFAGIGPGSVAATFSNGVVIPEYAYAVFQMTFACITPALIVGAFAERIRFWPLMLFVLLWLTIVYYPLAHMVWYWAGPDALAASPGDMGLLFGWGALDFAGGTVVHINAGIAGLVGCLVLGKRIGFATEPMPPHSLVMTMIGASLLWVGWFGFNAGSALEANGIAALAFVNTLVAAAAAALAWAGIEQALHGKSSLLGAATGAVAGLVAITPAAGFAAPGPSILLGAVASAVCFLFVARVKSRLGFDDSLDVFGVHCVGGIVGALGTAIVAAPALGGQGTIDYSVVPAVPAAYDMAAQVVIQAKAIAFTLAWSGGLSALLFLGIDRLVGLRVARDAEREGLDISAHGERAYHL